From Coffea arabica cultivar ET-39 chromosome 2e, Coffea Arabica ET-39 HiFi, whole genome shotgun sequence, the proteins below share one genomic window:
- the LOC113729032 gene encoding trimethyltridecatetraene synthase-like, whose translation MEISFTATTSWAAYAVAWLATMVIALFCRRFHQKKLNLPPGPKPWPIVGNLNLIGTLSHRSLHQLSLTYGPLMHLHFGSFPVVVGSSMVMAKVFLKTMDVTFADRPKTAAGKYTSYNCSDIMWSPYGPYWHQARKMCLMELFSAKRLESYEHIRVEEMNSLLLGLFQSLGKPVLLKDYLTTMSLNMISRMVLGKRYLDESDQNSIITPEEFVKMMDELLLLNGVFNIGDSIPWLNFLDLQGYIKRMKILSKKFDWFLEHVLDEHNVARMRNDEQNRVSKDMVDVLLDLAEHQTLEVKLERHGVKAFTQDLLVGGTESSAMTVEWAISELLKKPELFKKATQELDRVIGQNRWVTEKDIPNLPYVEAIVKETMRMHPVVPMLVPRCAREDCNVAGYDIQKGTRVLINVWSIGRDPELWKDPQEFYPERFIGEEIDVKGQDYELLPFGSGRRMCPGYSLGLKVVQSTLANLLHGYNWKLPSDMNPEDLDMEEIFGLSTPRKFPLVTIVEPRLPHHLYSQRFDIYA comes from the exons ATGGAGATTTCTTTCACCGCCACCACCAGTTGGGCCGCCTACGCAGTCGCATGGCTTGCCACGATGGTCATCGCGCTCTTTTGTAGGCGTTTTCATCAGAAAAAACTCAACCTCCCACCAGGTCCAAAGCCCTGGCCTATCGTTGGAAACTTAAACCTCATTGGCACCCTCTCCCATCGTTCACTCCATCAACTCTCCCTAACATACGGTCCCCTAATGCACCTCCATTTTGGCTCCTTCCCCGTTGTGGTCGGCTCCTCCATGGTGATGGCCAAAGTTTTCCTCAAGACCATGGACGTCACTTTTGCTGATAGGCCCAAAACTGCAGCCGGAAAGTATACCAGCTATAACTGCTCTGACATCATGTGGTCCCCTTACGGACCATACTGGCACCAGGCGCGTAAGATGTGCCTCATGGAATTGTTCAGCGCAAAAAGACTCGAGTCCTATGAACATATTCGTGTGGAAGAAATGAACTCACTTCTTCTGGGGCTGTTCCAATCGTTAGGCAAGCCTGTCTTGTTGAAAGATTATCTCACAACTATGAGCTTGAACATGATTAGCAGGATGGTGTTAGGGAAAAGATACTTGGACGAGTCTGATCAGAACTCAATCATCACGCCTGAAGAGTTCGTGAAGATGATGGACGAGCTTCTTTTGCTGAATGGCGTCTTTAACATTGGTGATTCGATACCTTGGCTGAATTTCTTGGATTTGCAGGGGTATATTAAGAGGATGAAAATCCTGAGCAAGAAATTCGACTGGTTTCTAGAGCATGTCCTGGACGAGCATAACGTGGCCAGGATGAGGAATGACGAACAGAATCGGGTAAGCAAGGACATGGTGGATGTCCTTCTGGACCTTGCGGAGCATCAGACTTTGGAGGTGAAACTGGAGAGGCATGGAGTCAAGGCATTCACACAA GACCTACTTGTTGGTGGAACCGAGAGCTCAGCCATGACAGTCGAATGGGCCATTTCAGAGTTGCTGAAAAAGCCAGAATTATTCAAAAAGGCAACCCAAGAACTTGACCGGGTTATCGGTCAGAACCGATGGGTAACAGAGAAggacatcccaaaccttccttatgTAGAAGCTATTGTTAAGGAAACAATGCGTATGCATCCTGTAGTACCAATGCTGGTGCCAAGATGTGCCCGTGAAGATTGCAATGTTGCAGGGTACGATATCCAAAAGGGAACTCGAGTTCTCATTAATGTTTGGTCAATTGGGAGGGATCCCGAATTGTGGAAAGATCCCCAGGAATTTTACCCTGAAAGATTCATTGGAGAGGAAATTGATGTCAAAGGGCAAGACTACGAGTTGTTGCCTTTTGGTTCTGGAAGAAGAATGTGCCCGGGGTACAGTTTAGGCCTTAAGGTTGTCCAATCCACTTTGGCCAATCTTTTACATGGATACAACTGGAAGTTGCCAAGTGATATGAATCCTGAGGACTTGGACATGGAAGAAATCTTCGGGCTTTCAACACCAAGGAAGTTCCCGCTTGTTACCATTGTTGAGCCTCGGCTTCCTCATCATCTTTATTCacaacgatttgatatatacgCTTAA